CATGGGGAAACTGTAGAAATCATCTGTGAATGGGATCAAAATGGAATGAAGAGATTGTATTGTATGGAATCAAACAATTAAGATACTCTCAAAGAAGTGCCCCAGAAGACTAACCAGCAAGCAAAATGAGGATTTACGAGAGTTTAGTACTATAGATTGTCAGCTATTGAGGCCTTCAGGCAAAATCATTTGTTGGTCACAGTTGGTTCTATAGGACTATTGATAACATGTTTTAACATTGCTGGCACATAGTACAATTGATTGATTCATTGATCAATACTGAAGTCATATCGTACCATGCTCCAGGTGTGGGTTAGGGAGTAATGAGGTGTTAGTCTTGCATAAATTACTTGATACACAGTGTGCTATTGACAAACTTTTCCTTGACCATCGACTACTCTGTTTATTTTAATGCACCATTTACATATCTGTTCTAAGAACTTGACCATTTGCagttaccatatttacttggttaaatgttGCGGTGTTTATTACTAAAGGTCAATGTGGCGACTACTCAAATTTTACCACCATTCGATGCTAGAAAATGATATTTCAGccattattttcaaaattgatcGTTGCACCACTCGAGTGTGGCTAttataaccaagtaaatacagtaagcCTTGTctagtacatatgtacattgtgTATGGCCAAATTTATTTGAGGGTCTAAAGTTTCAAGGGCACGTTAACAAAGAGCTTGGATTCCAATGTGTTCCCAATAGTTTAATATTTCTGGAGAAGTAAAACATTTATCCTGCTTAAATTTCTAAATGTTTAGGAGTgtagcaatataattatgtgttcaATATAGGTCCATGAGAGTACCTGTATGATTAGCTTCTTTAAAGAGGCCTTAGACAAATGAGTTTCTGTGACATAATTCTATGTACGTAATTTTGTGATGCAAATAATGTTTCTGACTACCTGTATCTAACACGTGTGGCATTCTCGTTTAGGTCCCTAGTACACACATATGAGATGTTATCATTGGTGTTGACCTAGTGCTCTGTATGATTGTGTACCTTTTACAGTGTACCCATCCAGAAAAGTTAATGATAGGCTAGAATACAACAGTTGATTATAAAACAGTGAAATTTCGAAGCAAAAATGTGAACTCTAAAACAGCTGATTTTAAAATCTAAGGCTCATATTATTACTTCTCAATATTATTGGATATTACCTTAAGGGGTGAGGACTTACTTAACATGGTCTGACTAATGAGGTCGTGAAGTACACCTTCCCAGCTTGTGCATGTTGTATGCTTGTACTGTACAACTTCCATGAGTGTTACATACATGTATTGGTGAGACTGGACGCATGTATCATGCAACTGCTAAATTAATGTGTACTAAATCATGTCACAGTAACATTATAGTAAATCCCCTTACTAACTGTCAATTACGAACTGTTAAATTCATGGAATAATGTGATCTCAGTTACTACTTAATCATgtgacttgtatgtatgttatcCACTGTTGATGGGTATATACTGGGTCCACAGCCATGACCTTGTGCCAAGTTCTGGATGCATTGAGGCTACATGATAATTATCCCTATTACTCgcacacattttttttcaaCTGTGTGTTTCTGTATTATTAGTGCACCAAAGACCAACTGCAAGGGAGCTAAATAGAATATTGACCAAGTATTGTCCCCAATGGAAATCCATTGGTCTTCATCTGGGCCTAACCAAAGAATCACTTGAAATTATTGAGTTGAATCATCACCATGTGCATCCAAATGAATGCTTCAGGGACATACTTCATCGGTGGCTGAAAATTGATGTGAACGCATCATGGCGTACTCTGGAATTGAGTATCACTAATGCTAAGAGAGAGAAAGAGGGTTACGATCCACTTAATAGCAGTAAGTATTAACTTCTATTTTGTACCTATAAATGGTTATTACTCTTTGTATGGTTTCATGTTGATGTTTAGTTAATTGTGTGGGCGAAGTTTACAATGGGATGTTGTTTTCTGGCTTTATACATATACTCACTTTCCGTACATGTTAGTAGGTACATCTGTGTATCTAAGGGCTGTAATGTCTTGTTACAATTGTTTTTCAGCttggctatatagctacatacccAAGCAGTGCTACATATAATTGGTTAACTAGTACACTTACCCATCATTAAGCTAGTTGTCTTTAGCATGTTTACGGTTTTACTAACTTTATGTCTTCCTACTGTACTTATTGTTATTGTGATAATGAATTTTCTGCTATTGCCCTAACAGATCAATACATTGATTTCACAGAAATCCTTAGGGTTAGGCTATGCACGTTGTATGCTATCAGTTGGATAAAGTTTATTGTTAACTAAATAATTGAGCGTTTACTGTTCTGTAATGCATACACTTAATTATGTCATGAAATATGTATAATGTATAGTATATTAAAACTGGTTCTGTTTACATGATACCAGTGCCACCAATACAGCCTCAGTCAATGCCACCTCCTCAACCTCAGTCAATGCTAGTACAACCTAACCCAGGTCAACAAATGCCAGTTCAGCCATTAGGAAGTCGTCCAGTTGATGTTAGGGCACATCAAATACAAGGATCAGCTAATAGTATGTGTATAGagatacatgtatacacagCAGATAAAGTACATATCTACATGTATGGATCAAGTGTCAACCTCTTGTGCTCTAAAATCTGATACTACAATGTGGGTATTTTGGGTACATCTCTCTAAAGACCTTGATAATAATCAGTACACTGTATAGTCCCCTTTGTATACAGAAACATACACGTAGGCTATTATTCTTGAATTGTAATAGACTAAAAGTGATGCTTATAAAGATAATGCTATGAGATATGGCAcacgcacgtgcacacacacatgccgtATACCAGGAGATTTCATGGTACTTACTTTTCATGGTTTTTGTGGTTAGAAGGCTACCATGAAGTTTTATCATGTGAAAATTTATGCGTGTCGACCTGTGCAGGTAGAAATCACTGCAACATTTAGTCTCAATGCTAGCGCATGTTTGTGGATACCTATATCACATCTACTAGTACAAGAATGTTTGGCTTTCTCAATTTGATATTCACCTCTCGTGTTTACTGCCTTGCATGCATAGCCTTTGCAGACAGCAAGATGTGTTTCCTGTAAGTGTGTGTGGCTTTGTGCCTACCTACAAATTTCAACTCACCTTATTGATAAATTAGCGTGGCTCCACATATTCTATCACACATTCCagatattaaagtgggtgtggttcatGAAAGAAGATTGCCAACTACAAGACTAGACCTCTTTTCACAGGgactgtactactgtactactTGTTTCAGATGTTAGCAATCAGTGTAACACTTGAAGTAACAGACCTTTTGTAACTACTTCATAGCCATGTGGTCAAATTTTAGAATCAAGCAATAGTGATTCATGATTTTTACgtgaaatttaaattttttaataatCCTGACATCCATGAAATATACAATGCAAAAAATTAATCCTGCACATTGTGAACTGTACATACCTTGAAAATGTCCAGGTATATGGTACCAAAAGTCAAAGCTGCTAGTACACTAACAGCTTGTATTGTGATGTGTGCTCATTTATAGGAGCCTTGCATTGCTTATGAGTTCCTGCCATAAGCCATCAATGCCACACAACCTTTGACACCAGTCCTGCAGCTACCAGTCGCTAACCATAACCCATTACCACTGATAAGGACTACAGAAAAACAGCCAATTATCAGCCTCTGTTTATCACCAGTCAGATTATTAGTAGAACTCTAATTTAATAGGAACAACTACAAGTATAAGTCATGGGTGGACATTTGCCTACCAAGCCCACCCTGTACAGCTAACTAGAGATCTTGTGtgtatgtaaatatttttaatgcCTCACATGAATTTGAGCATATGTCTTGCGTGTGTTATTCACTCTGTCTTAGCTAACATAGTAAGGTTATGAAGTTCTGTaactgtgtttgggacctacttgaaaTGGTCACTTTAAGATGTGACTTGGTAAAGATAAAAGTTGTAACTGATAAATGAGGCTATACTGTATGTGCACTGTGCTACATATTTAATATTGATTGTTATAGTTTGTGTGCTTTCTTGCTCCTGCAGGGACTGGCATCCGGCCAGAGTTTGCTCCCGTTACTGATGCTGGTAAAGGCATTGTTAAAGACACTGTGTTCACTGAAGTTAAAAGAGCTGTATGTCGTATTGATGCGTAAGGGAAAGATAACAACTGTTATGAGTTGTTATGACTGTATATCACTGTAGGAATATGGTGGGGACTGGATTTATTGGATACATGAAGTTGGGGAGTAGGTACTCAATGGTTTTGGTCACCAACAATCATGTGATTGCTGACGAGGAAGATGCTATGGGCAGTCGGCTAACATTTGAGAATGCTCTTCCTGGTTCCAGATGTGTTCTATATGGATATAAAATATTTGTACAGGGAAGCTTCTGGTGCAGTCCAATGAGTgatgtacgtatgcatgtgtgtgtgtgtgtgtgtgtgtgcgtgtgtgtgtgtgtgtgtgtgtgcatgtaaacTATCATACATTGTATATCCCGAAAGAAAATGGAGTCTGCCTATCTGTGCCTGCTTAACCACAGTGaaaaggctagaggctaaatgacATTATGCACAATCACCATTTTATGCAACAATAATGAGCTCACGTGTAAAGTGTACTTTTGACAAATGCCAGCTTCAAGTTTTACCTTTCATCTTTCATCTCTATTCGTCTTCTTCAAAAGAAAGTATACCAAACCATCGATTTTTCATACTGGCATATTTCTGTACAGGcacatgtagctactgtatagctggaaattttcaagggacgaAAAGATTCATAAAAGTGTATGTTTGAGGCAAAAGTCAAGGTTACACATAAAGCTATTATCtttattttaaaaacatttcTTATACTTATGTAAATAAAAAAATGCAAAAATCGTATTGTACACAGTTTTGCAAGTTGCATCCCTCAGCAAAATGCCACGAATTATCTAAAGCGCGTTGATGGCTACATTTATAGAGATCATTTTGTTGCAGAAAGTAGAACATGTTGCCCTACAATCTTGTTGATTTATCATGTGGGATACCGTATAAAGGGAACTTTGGTGggggaaaactttggcaaatttagtgatttgctacaaattcgccTGTTTTACCCTCCAATTATAACTGAATAGTTAAACAATCCCATAAACCCCTTCCTTAAGCTATAGTTGTAGCACCTCTCATTAGCATCTGTATAGCTAAACACTGAGcttaaatttgccaaagtttccctctatacggtaccTTCTCACTTGAGAACAGCAGCATGGTCtagtctaataaagcaatcaccctattacaacagtcatgtgtagTATTCTAATGCACTGCTAtgttacaatgtcatgcatacCATTATgtcttttttcactacttgaATTGATGTTTTAAGTAAGTCCCTGTAATAGTACTCATTTTGCATGCAGTGGTCTAATTACATAAACTCAGTATTTGTGTGGTTTATAAAAGTCTATTATTGTACCAGGTAATGTGAAGTCTACCTACAGTAACTGTGttgcttttttttgtagctggactaTACTGTCATTGAAATTCATGAGAGAGAGAGTTGATAGACCCATTCACCTCTACACCATTAAATATTATTCCCCTTGATCTACTAAGACCAACTCCCATCAAAGACAATGACCAGGTTCATGTTATCCAACACCCTCATGGTGGAGAGTTATCATTTTCATCCTCTGAATCATATGTAAAATGTAAGTACATTGTTCTACCTCAGCTTAGAGAAATCTCTCTCAAACAGTGTTGTATTGTAACAACATTGTTGTGAACTATGTTCACTTATTGCAAAAGTGAGAATCATCGCTCACTTTAAAATTTCCTATATTTTAACATATGAACAAAATAATTTGGACAGCAAATTCTGTCCACTGTATGAAATCAGAATTGCAGCAGAAAACATTTGTAATAAATTACAACATTATATTGCATaaattacaacataattattgtatcaAACCACCAGTGAAGTTGTCCTTTCGTGTGTGTATATTAATTCCCTATTTAGAATTGACTGTGGGTAGTTTTATATGTAGTAGCATGACAAATTTGTTTTACTCTCTACAGAGCAATGTCCATTAATGCAGTACACAACGTTTGTAATGATGCGTTAATTCCTTCTAGGTCCTCTGCTGTTGTACTGATGTACCACAGAGGAAGGTTCTTCGGGATCACCTGTCTTAAAAGAAGTTCAGGCAAACTTAAAAGTTGTGGCACTACATAGAGGAGGAAGAAAGGGAACTTGAAAGGTGGCTACTGGGTTGTTACCTACGTGAAGAGCAAAGAAGGGTTCAACATGGCATTGGTAACCAACAACCATGTCATTAAGACAGCTGGAGATGCTATGGCTAGTCGAATAACCTTCAAAAATGTGTTTCCTGACCACAAAGTTACCCTCAAAGGATTCCAGATAATTTTTAAAGAAAAGGATGCATTTCGGTACAATCCTGAAACTGAGGTATTCTCTCTGTTATGTTTCAGTATAACATAACTTATGATGATACAAACTACATATAGTAGTAGCATTGTAGAATTTTAATCATGTACCAAAAAAGGTCACTATTTGACCTTTAAATGAAATAAAGTAGTTGAGTTGCCCAGCCAAGCGTTCAATGAGTCAATGACTGGTCATAGTAGGTACTGATTACAGTGTTGATAATGGCACTTCCTTCATGATGTAGTAGACCACATTATGTCCCACAGTTACCCAATTCTTAACTGTGCTACTTTTCATCACAAGATGGCATGTTGACCATCAAACAGGATCAGAAGACAGTAACCAGATTCTGTAAATTTTGACATATGAAATTGGACACTGTACAACTTAATGTGGTGCATGACTTACTGTGTCTTACACTACGTATGTGTTTGTCATTTAATTGTATGTGCAACTACTGTCATTAACTCCACGTATAGCATCCACCCTGTTCCCTATCCAAATACTGACACAAAACATACATGTACGTTGCTCATGTCAATGTTTTGGTAGGAAAGAGTTTATCCACTTTGTGCATAGTTGTAAGTACGTAATAGTTTTAGATTCTATTTTACAGCAGAATGGTTAGCCTATGTACCCATTACATATTGTAGTTGGGCTACACCATTATTGAAATTGACGAGACTAAAATGAAGGATCCTGAGACTGGAAAACGACTTGACATTGAGCCAATATACTTGATGTACCTAGCTGACATCAGGACTGATGACCAAGTGTATGTTATACAACATCCTCGTGGTGGTAAACTGGCATTTTCATCATCGCAGTGCACTGTAGTAGGTTAtgcgtgtagtgtagtgtatactTAAGAGTGAAAGCCTAGTACCCTAGTACTGCATAATGGGGATGACTCAAAACAGAATTTTAAACTACAGTTTTTAAAATGCATAACTGCTGAAATGCAGCCATGAAGGTTGGCTAAGGAATCCCTATAGGCATACACACATCTAGACCAATTTCTCTACACAAATTTGTGCTTATGTTGTTTCTTGTTCATTTGATACTCCATTCAGGCATGCAAACAATTGCACTAATTTttaattaatattattgtttacttACTGGTTGTGGTCACATCCCCATATCACTATGCATGTATATTTGAGATACAATTGTAGCATGCATGATTATGGAATCTCTGTTTTAGCACCGCTACTACTATACGAATGCACAACAGAGATGGGTTCTTCAGGATCACCAGTTCTGAAGGAGGTTGATGGGGACCTAAAGATTGTGGCACTACATCGTGGTGGCAGAGACAAACAATGGGATTGTGGCGGGTACAATTGTGGAACACTTATATAGTAAATAGTGAATCATCTTAATGGTCAACAATGTTTATGATGTAAGCCAGCAATATGTTATAGCATTGCGTTCTACTATGGACTCTTTTGTGTGTGGATAACAGTGTCGAGTCTTTATGTGTACTAATTAAGTCATTTCCTTCTTTTTTCTGTCTTTAGTGCCAACCAGGATCGAACGAGTTGCAACAGGGATGATTAACTTGCCCACTTAGCTTTGATATTTCTAACACAATTTTTTGTATGTGTTGTACTGTCATCATCTGTAACTAGTTTTGTCTATTGTACACTtccagtgatttttttttttatcagtTGACTCTGAATTTTTCACACACGGAAAATTACGGGTCACCATAAATGTTAATAGTGTTACGagcatagatactacacccacCGTGATACGAGCTATCCATGTTATGGCGTCGCGATCCTACTGCGATTGGTGATGGCTGCAGAGGCCGCGAAGTGTTTGGTGTACCTTGGAAAGCCTTGTGAGTGTTATATCGCTTGAAATACTCTAGTTTCGTCATAGATTATATGGTTTCATGAAACATGAGGCCTTTTAGCACGAGAATGCATAAGCGAACGAAGCAAACCCAGAGCTCGAGACTCGTACTTTAGTTTTGCAACTAGTTTAAAGTGAATAGAGTATATTTTATCATCTACGAAACTGAGTAATGAACACTTGATAATGAGAGATTGATTGTATATTCCCCCCCATAATACTATTATCTGATAATGCAGTTGTGTTTTTGCTCTTGATAATTATTCAGTTTGCTCCAATTTGATTATGCacttatcaatgtcaagccccacctaccccaggttgtag
The Dysidea avara chromosome 7, odDysAvar1.4, whole genome shotgun sequence genome window above contains:
- the LOC136260355 gene encoding uncharacterized protein, with protein sequence MHQRPTARELNRILTKYCPQWKSIGLHLGLTKESLEIIELNHHHVHPNECFRDILHRWLKIDVNASWRTLELSITNAKREKEGYDPLNSMPPIQPQSMPPPQPQSMLVQPNPGQQMPVQPLGSRPVDVRAHQIQGSANRTGIRPEFAPVTDAGKGIVKDTVFTEVKRAVCRIDANMVGTGFIGYMKLGSRYSMVLVTNNHVIADEEDAMGSRLTFENALPGSRCVLYGYKIFVQGSFCWTILSLKFMRERVDRPIHLYTIKYYSP